In Oryza brachyantha chromosome 1, ObraRS2, whole genome shotgun sequence, the following are encoded in one genomic region:
- the LOC102700756 gene encoding RNA-binding protein BRN1-like: protein MAEEGDKPTAAAEGGGEVAVTAGGGCGGAGGGAGAAEEESVKLFVGQVPKHMTEAELLAMFQEVAIVDEVTVIKDKATKASRGCCFLICPSREEADKAVNAYHNKHTLPGASSPLQVKYADGELERLEHKLFIGMLPKNVTDTELTDLFSKYGNIKDLQILRGSQQTSKAGCAFLKYETKEQAVAAIEALNGKHKIEGSSVPLVVKWADTEKERQARKAQKAQLQSSTMHSASPMQQSSLFGALQMGYMPPYNGYSYQPPGTYGLMQYPLSPMQNQATFTNMVQPVNQGNSIRGVSPELSPNSVPRSFNAMQLSSPYPPVPGVQYAGSYPGGLMSSRPFGNSFSSIKVPSVNANSPASPSPSSNAGGQIEGPPGANLFIYHIPQDYGDQDLSSAFQRFGRVLSAKVYVDKATGSSKCFGFVSYDSPASAQAAIGVMNGFQLGSKKLKVQLKRDNSKHSKPF from the exons atggcggaggagggcgacaagcccacggcggcggcggaggggggagGAGAAGTTGCTGTTACTGCGGGTGGTGGTTGTGGTGGtgcgggaggaggagcgggagcggcggaggaggagagcgtgaAGCTGTTCGTGGGGCAGGTGCCCAAGCACATGACGGAGGCGGAGCTGCTCGCCATGTTCCAGGAGGTGGCCATCGTCGACGAGGTCACCGTCATCAAGGACAAGGCCACGAAGGCCTCCCGAG GGTGCTGCTTCCTCATATGCCCCTCAAGGGAGGAGGCTGACAAGGCCGTAAATGCTTACCACAATAAGCACACACTTCCTGGG GCCTCAAGTCCTTTACAAGTAAAATATGCTGATGGAGAGTTGGAGAGGCTAG AACACAAGCTTTTTATTGGGATGCTTCCGAAAAATGTAACAGACACTGAATTGACTgatttattttccaaatatGGAAACATCAAGGATTTACAAATTTTGAGGGGTTCACAACAAACAAGTAAAG CTGGCTGTGCATTCCttaaatatgaaacaaaggagCAAGCAGTAGCAGCTATTGAGGCTCTCAATGGGAAGCACAAAATAGAG GGTTCTAGTGTGCCTTTGGTTGTCAAATGGGCTGACACAGAAAAGGAAAGACAGGCCCGGAAAGCACAGAAGGCTCAATTGCAATCATCTACTATGCATAGTGCAAGTCCTATGCAACAATCTTCATTATTTGGGGCTTTGCAGATGGGATACATGCCTCCATATAATGGATATAGTTATCAG CCACCGGGGACATATGGACTCATGCAATACCCTTTATCCCCTATGCAGAATCAAGCCACATTCACAAACATGGTTCAACCTGTTAATCAAGGAAACTCTATACGAGGAGTCAGTCCTGAACTGTCTCCTAATTCTGTTCCTAGATCATTCAACGCAATGCAGTTAAGCAGCCCTTATCCACCTGTTCCTGGTGTGCAGTATGCTGGATCCTACCCTGGTGGTCTCATGAGTAGTCGTCCTTTTGGGAATTCTTTCAGTTCGATTAAAGTTCCAAGTGTAAATGCAAATTCTCCTGCATCTCCTAGTCCCAGTAGCAATGCTGGCGGTCAAATAGAAG GTCCTCCTGGAGCCAATCTATTTATCTATCATATCCCTCAAGATTATGGGGATCAAGACCTTTCAAGTGCATTCCAGAGGTTCGGTAGAGTACTAAGTGCCAAGGTGTATGTAGACAAAGCAACGGGTTCCAGCAAATGCTTTG GTTTTGTAAGCTACGATTCTCCTGCTTCCGCACAGGCAGCCATTGGTGTGATGAATGGTTTCCAATTAGGCAGTAAAAAACTCAAAGTACAACTCAAGAGAGACAACTCCAAGCACAGTAAACCCTTTTGA